The region ATGCCAAACAGGCGACGGAGTTCCTCGCGCCGCATCTCACGTATGTCTACCCCGTCAATCCTTATGCTTCCCTTATCGATCTCGTAAAAGCGCATGAGAAGGTTGACCAGGGTTGTCTTTCCGGCCCCGGTAGGGCCGACGATGGCGACTGTCTGCCCAGGCAGCACCTCCAAGTTAAGATTCTCAATAAGAGGTTTGTCAGGCAGGTACCGGAACGAGACGTTCTCGAAAACGATGTGACCTTGAACACTGGTCAGCCTTAGCGGCCGAGCTACGTCGGGCTCCTCTTCCTCCTCGTCCAGAATCTCAAACACCCGCTCAGCAGAAGCCACCGCTGACTGTAGAACATTCGCCACACTGGCCACTTGCGCTACCGGCTGGCCAAACTGTTGCACATACTGAATGAATGCCTGCACGTCTCCCAAGCTCATGGACCCGCTGGCCACTCGCATTCCGCCTAATACACACACTCCCACGTAATTGAGGTTGTTGATGAACATCATTAGCGGCATGATGATGCTGGAGATAAACTGGGCCTTGTAGCTAGCCTCATATAATCCCTGGTTGTGTTGGTCAAACCGGGCTATAGCTTCGCTCTGCCGGCCGAACACTTTAACGATGTTGTGCCCGGTGAACATCTCTTCCACATGGCCGTTCAAGTCACCTGTGCGCTCCCACTGAAGAGCAAACTGCTTCTGCGAACGCTTAGCCACCAGTGTGGCGAACGTCACAGACACTGGCAATGTGCATACGGTGATCAGAGCCAGCGTCGGACTTATCCAGAACATCATCCCTAAAACCCCAAACACCGTGAGGATGGCATGGATCATCTGGGTTAGCACTTGCTGCATCGTGAGTTGAATATTGTCGATATCGTTGGTCACGCGGCTAAGAACATCGCCACGGGCGTGACCATCGAAAAACCGGAGTGGTAGGCGACCGATTTTTTGATCCACGTCTTGCCTTAGCCGATAAGCAGTCCGCTGGACCACTCCAGCCATGAGATATCCCTGCAGCCAGGCAAACAAGGCGCTTATCAAGTACATTGCCGCCACGATGGCGATGACTTTGCCAACCGCCGCAAAGTCCACCCCGCTCCCCGGGTGCAGATTCATCGAGCTAAGCATGCTGGCCAACTTCTCCTGACCGCTTGCCTCCAATTGAGTCACTATTTGCTCTTTGGTCACCCCGGCGGGCAAATGCTTGCTGATGGCACCCTCAAAGATCAGGTTAGTGGCGCGGGCAAGGATCTTTGGACCCGCTATACCGCAGGCCACGCTGATTACCCCCAGACTTATCACCACAGCCAAGAGGTGCCACTCGGGCCTAAGCCTGGCCACCAACCGCTTGAAGGAGCCCTTGAAATCCTTGGCTTTTTGACCAGTGCCAATCAGACCGGGAGGTCCGGGGGGACGTGGTCCGCCGCCTCGCCCGCGGGCAAATGGGCCTTGAGCAGGCAACTGTAGACGGCTAGATGCGCGCCCGTTGTCTCCTGTGCTGCCTGGCCGGTTTGAACTCATGCCGCCTCCTCGGCTGACAGTTGAGAGTAAACGATCTCTTGATAGGTCTGGCACGACTCCAGTAGCTCCTCGTGAGTGCCTAGACCAGCTATCGCACCGTTTTCTAACACCAAGATCTGATCCGCGTGTCTGATAGTGCTCACGCGCTGAGCAACTATGAACACTGTGGCATGAGCAAGCTCGTGCTTGAGGGCAGCACGCAAAAGAGAATCCGTCTTGAAATCAAGAGCCGAGAAGCAGTCATCAAACACATAGACGTCAGCTTTCTTCACCAACGCCCGCGCGATGGCTAGTCTCTGCCGTTGTCCACCCGAAACGTTGGTACCGCCCTGAGTGATAGGCTCGTCCAGCCCTCCGGGCATGGCCTCCACAAATTCCTTGGCCTGAGCAACGGCTAACGCGTGCCACAGCTCCTCCTCGGTTGCGGCCTCATTGCCATACCGAAGATTGCTTGCCACCGTGCCTGAGAAGAGAAAAGCTCTCTGGGGAACAAATCCGATACGGCGCCACAGTTCTTGGCGGTCAACCTCTCTGATATCCATCCCGTCAAGCAGAATAGCCCCGGCGGTGACGTCGTATAGGCGAGGAATCAGGTTTACCAGAGTAGACTTACCGCTACCGGTACTACCAACAATGGCTGTGGTTTGGCCAGGTAAAGCCACAAAAGAAATCTTTTGCAAGACAGGTTCCTCTGCTCCGGGATAGCGAAACTCCACATCGCGAAACTCCACTACGCCCCTTCGCTTCCCATCCCCGCTAGTAGTAAACAACTTCGGCTTGGGTGGGTCAGTGATCGAGGGTTCGGTCTCCAGAACCTCTCGAATCCGTGTCGCCGCGGCAGCCGCCCGAGGGATAAAGGAAGAGAGCATAGTAGCCATCACCACGGAAATGAGTATCTGCATTACGTACGAAAGAAAGGCAGTTAGGTTGCCGATCGGCATACCCCCGCTGTCCACCCTGTAAGCGCCAAAATAGAGAATGCTGACCGTGGATAGGTTGAGGATTCCAAACAGACAGGGAAACATCAGAGCAAAAAGACGCATCACGCGCAGACCTACGTCGGTCAGCTCCTGGTTTGCCTGCTCAAAACGTCTCTCCTCGTGCTCTGTGCGCGCAAACGCGCGAATTACTCTGACCCCAGTTAGCTTTTCCCTCATGACTTGATTGATTCGGTCCAGCTTCTTTTGCATGGACTGAAAGAGCGGGATTGCCCGACTGATGATGACCCCTAAGACCAAGCCCATCAACGGAAGGATCACCGCAAGCGTGAGAGAAAGAGGACCGTCTTGTCGCACAGCCATGATCAAACCGCCGATGCCCATCATGGGGGCAAAAAGCAGCATGGTAAGGCCAATGGCGACCATCATTTGCACCTGCTGCACGTCGTTAGTGTTCCGGGTGATAAGCGAGGGCGCGCCAAAGCGGTTGACCTCAGCGAGGGAAAAGCTCTGGACCTTGCGAAACAGAGCAGCTCGAACATCACGCCCGAAAGCCATAGCTGTACGAGCCGCGAAGTAGGCGGAGGTCACGACACAACCCGCCTGTAGAAACGCCACCAGCAGCATATAGCCGCCCATTATGGCGATGTACTTGGTGTCGCCCTTGACCACACCGTTGTTGATGATCTTGGCGTTAAGCGTAGGCAGGTACAGGTTGGCGATCGCCTGAACCAGCACAAAACAGACTATAAGAACAACTCTTCGCCAGTATGGCCTAAGGTAAGTAAAAAGGAGAGTTTTCACTTCTCCCGGTCTCCTTCCTCTCGGCTTATCCCTAGAAGTTCCTCGGTCTTCTGCGCCACCTTCTCCAGCAGTCGTTCGAGTTCGCGGCGCTCATCCTCTGGAAGCGCACCCAGGGTCTGGCTGACGAAATCTTCTAGGAAAGCGCGGTGCCTTTGTTCGCGCTCTCGCCCCTGTTCGGTCACAAACACTCGGACAACGCGGCGGTCGCTCTCGTCAACCTGGCGAATGATAGCCCCTGACTCTTCCAAAGAGCGAAGTAGCATGCTTACCCGCGGAGGAGAGAGGTGCAGAATTTTGCAGAGTTCGTGCTGAGTGATTCCCTCGTGAGTGCTGAGAAGATGCAACGCAAACGCTTCCTGAGGTGGCACGCCCCGAGAAGCTATGTTGCGAGACATGGCGAGACGATGAAGATGCATAACCCGCGCGAGAGCTTGAAAAACCCGCACGGTGACCGGATCAACACGCTCGAACTGCGGTTTTGGGGGCAAAAACTTTCCTGCTTTTTCCTCGTACCGTTGGCTGATCACCGACAGCTCCCGCTCAGGTCTAGATCGTTTCGGGCGAAATAGTTTTGCACAAAACGAATGATGCCGTCAAGCCATTGGCATCATCAAGCCATTTCACAGTCAGTGGTTGACGACTCGGCCTCTGACGTCTAGAGTTTCTTACCCATGAACAGAACTCTTGAGATGACAAATTGGAGCACCATAGGGGAGGAGTTATCCTCGCTTCTTGAGAAGCAAAGCTACGAGCAGGCTCTTGCTCGAGCGGAGACAACGCTCCCGGAAGTAGAGGCGCTTCCTCCAGCAGAGCGCGCCCAGGCTCTAGCTGACGTAGGCACCGTTTTCGAAGCGGCCGGCCGTTACGTTGACGCTTTGGCAGCCTACGAGGATGCCCTCCGGCTCAGGGAAACTTTGCTGCCCCCCTGCCATCCGGAGGCCGTTACTGGTCTTTGTCGGGTTGCGCGCATCCTGTTTGTTCTTGATCGAAGCAAGGAGGCGATCGAAAAATATCGTCGGGCCCTGTCTTGTTTGGAGAAATGTTTCGGGGCAGACCATTTGGCGTTAGCCACTCCCCTTGAGGAACTAGCCAAGGCTCTCGAGGTCTGCGGTGATTACCGTGAGGCAAGGGCTTGTCTTGAACGCGCCTTGGCCATTCGAGAGAAGGTTTACGGGCCCGGTCACCCGCACACCGTGCCTAGCATTCTTGGCCTGGCTGACCTTGCTCTAGCCGAGGACGACCAAGTGCGTGCTCTCGATCACTTGCAGAACGCCCTGACTTTGCTGGAAGAGGCTGGGCAGGCGGAGCGCCCCGAGGCCGGCGCCATCTTTGTCCGCCTCGGGGCGCTCCGCGCCGCTCAGGGCGACTACGCGGCAGCCGAGACGTTCTACACCAGGGCGGTCACCCTTCTTGAAAAGGCGTTAGGCTCCAGAGATCTGCAAACAGCCGACGCCCAGCTTGCTTTTGCCTCGTTTCTCTTAGAGCAAGGCAGGCTACCCGAGGCCGAAGAACTACTGACACGGGCTTTGACAAGCCTAAAGGAGACCTTCGGCTCCTCGCACCCGTACATAGCTCGGACCCTTGAACAACTCGCCCTGCTGCGGGAAAGCCAGGAGGACCATGCAGGCGCGCTAACGTTTTTCGAGCAAGCTCTGCAGATACTTGAGCAGGCTTATGGGCCCCAACATCCTAGATTGGCCCACAGCTTAACCGCGGTGGCTCGTTTGCACAGGCTCAAAGGGTCGTATGAAGAGGCCGAAAGCCTGGCCCGCCGTGCCCTCGCGGCCCAGGAGACGGCAACAAAACCGGAAGCGCAATCACTCACCCCGCAAATCCTGGCTTGCCTAGCAGAGATACTTTATTGCCAGGGGAAGTACGACGAGGCTGAGTCCTTATACTTGCAGGCTTTAGAAGGTGCTTCCACTCTCGCAACAGAGGATCTTTCCCTCATCGCCTTGATCGAAAACGGTCTGGGTGTACTCTATTCCGTGGAGCAACGCTACGAGGAAGCAGAACCCCACTACCAGCGCTCCCTGGCACTTCGAGAGCAAATACTGGGCCCTGACCATCCCGATGTCGCAACTACCCTGGACAACCTGGCGGTAATGTACGACGCAGAGGGTCGTTACGCGGAGGCTGAGCCAATGCACTTGCGAGCGCTCGACATACTTGAACGCACTCTTGGTTCCGACCACCCGCAAGTGGGAACTGCTCTAGAAAATCTAGCCGAACACTACCGGGTTCAAGGAAAACCCGAGCAAGCGACTCCCTTTGCCGAGCGCGCACTGGCCCTCGCTGAGAGCAACCTTTCTCCGGATGACCCAGAGTTCATTGCCTTAGCCAAGCTGGTGATTAGCCTTCTGAGAGATAGTGGTCAAGCCGAAAAGGCAGCCGCTTTGGAACAACGGTTCCCTGGATTAGCGGGCGCCGCCTAGCCAAGCCCGAGCGGCTACTCTAGCGCCACGAGTAGCTGACCCCGCTCCACTTGGCTCCCGGCTTCGACCAGCACAGCCGCGACCCTGCCGTCGCGCGGAGCATGAAGCTCGTTTTCCATCTTCATGGCCTCCAGCACCACGAGCGGATCGCCCTCCTTTACCGTGTCCCCCGGCTTCACCCGTACCGCGACAATTTTGCCAGGCATGGGAGACCAAACGCCGTCCTGCACCGCCGTCGGAGAAGGTGGCGCTTTCTGAACCTCCTGTGTCACAACAGGAACATCCGCCTTTGCTCGAGGAGCCTGACCTTTCTCCACCTCCTCGACCGTAACCGGAATACGTTCGCCTGCCAGTTCAAGAAGAAACGCTCCCTCCTCGGCCTGGTTCTCCACTACGCGGATGTCGTAGGTTTGCCCACCGAGCTTTATAACCCGCCGCCCCGCGTCAGGAGCTTCCACCACGCAGGCAAACTCTTGCCCGTCTATCACAACCTTGCCACCCGGGGCAGCCTCAACGCGATACTCTTTGCCGTCAAGCCGAACCTTGAACTTCACCTCAATACCTCCACGCAAGCGCTCGCCCCAGACGCAAGTCCTGCCGTCCGGCCATGATTTCCCGCCGCCCCTGAGCCGCCCAAACCGACGGAAGGCTCGACAAAGGACATACCCTAACCCCGGCCGGCACGGGTCCTGGCGCGACACCCGGCGCTCCTTCAGCCCCAGCAGATGCCGCCGGTGCCGATGCCGGAGCCGGGGCTGGCGCCTCAGCCTCCTCCGGCGCTGCCGCCCGAGCTTCTGCCTCTACGCCGAGTAAATCAGCAATCGCGGCCACCAAAGCGGCTCTCTCCTCGGCAGGACGCTCGCTTCTGTCTCTCCGGGCAAAGAACTCGAGCGCCACCTGCGGGAACAGCGCGTAAGAAATCAAATCTTCCTCGCTGTATTTGATCCCGGCCGCCTCCAGCTCCGCGCGCCGCTTAGGCAGTTCGGGCTCAAGAAGATCAGCTGGCCGCACTGTAATCGGCTCTTCATCCCCAATACAAAGTTTCTGGACCTCCGGATCTATGGGGCCAGGTGGACGCC is a window of Thermoleophilia bacterium DNA encoding:
- a CDS encoding ABC transporter ATP-binding protein/permease, with translation MKTLLFTYLRPYWRRVVLIVCFVLVQAIANLYLPTLNAKIINNGVVKGDTKYIAIMGGYMLLVAFLQAGCVVTSAYFAARTAMAFGRDVRAALFRKVQSFSLAEVNRFGAPSLITRNTNDVQQVQMMVAIGLTMLLFAPMMGIGGLIMAVRQDGPLSLTLAVILPLMGLVLGVIISRAIPLFQSMQKKLDRINQVMREKLTGVRVIRAFARTEHEERRFEQANQELTDVGLRVMRLFALMFPCLFGILNLSTVSILYFGAYRVDSGGMPIGNLTAFLSYVMQILISVVMATMLSSFIPRAAAAATRIREVLETEPSITDPPKPKLFTTSGDGKRRGVVEFRDVEFRYPGAEEPVLQKISFVALPGQTTAIVGSTGSGKSTLVNLIPRLYDVTAGAILLDGMDIREVDRQELWRRIGFVPQRAFLFSGTVASNLRYGNEAATEEELWHALAVAQAKEFVEAMPGGLDEPITQGGTNVSGGQRQRLAIARALVKKADVYVFDDCFSALDFKTDSLLRAALKHELAHATVFIVAQRVSTIRHADQILVLENGAIAGLGTHEELLESCQTYQEIVYSQLSAEEAA
- a CDS encoding tetratricopeptide repeat protein, translating into MNRTLEMTNWSTIGEELSSLLEKQSYEQALARAETTLPEVEALPPAERAQALADVGTVFEAAGRYVDALAAYEDALRLRETLLPPCHPEAVTGLCRVARILFVLDRSKEAIEKYRRALSCLEKCFGADHLALATPLEELAKALEVCGDYREARACLERALAIREKVYGPGHPHTVPSILGLADLALAEDDQVRALDHLQNALTLLEEAGQAERPEAGAIFVRLGALRAAQGDYAAAETFYTRAVTLLEKALGSRDLQTADAQLAFASFLLEQGRLPEAEELLTRALTSLKETFGSSHPYIARTLEQLALLRESQEDHAGALTFFEQALQILEQAYGPQHPRLAHSLTAVARLHRLKGSYEEAESLARRALAAQETATKPEAQSLTPQILACLAEILYCQGKYDEAESLYLQALEGASTLATEDLSLIALIENGLGVLYSVEQRYEEAEPHYQRSLALREQILGPDHPDVATTLDNLAVMYDAEGRYAEAEPMHLRALDILERTLGSDHPQVGTALENLAEHYRVQGKPEQATPFAERALALAESNLSPDDPEFIALAKLVISLLRDSGQAEKAAALEQRFPGLAGAA
- a CDS encoding MarR family transcriptional regulator, with product MISQRYEEKAGKFLPPKPQFERVDPVTVRVFQALARVMHLHRLAMSRNIASRGVPPQEAFALHLLSTHEGITQHELCKILHLSPPRVSMLLRSLEESGAIIRQVDESDRRVVRVFVTEQGREREQRHRAFLEDFVSQTLGALPEDERRELERLLEKVAQKTEELLGISREEGDREK
- a CDS encoding ABC transporter ATP-binding protein/permease; this encodes MSSNRPGSTGDNGRASSRLQLPAQGPFARGRGGGPRPPGPPGLIGTGQKAKDFKGSFKRLVARLRPEWHLLAVVISLGVISVACGIAGPKILARATNLIFEGAISKHLPAGVTKEQIVTQLEASGQEKLASMLSSMNLHPGSGVDFAAVGKVIAIVAAMYLISALFAWLQGYLMAGVVQRTAYRLRQDVDQKIGRLPLRFFDGHARGDVLSRVTNDIDNIQLTMQQVLTQMIHAILTVFGVLGMMFWISPTLALITVCTLPVSVTFATLVAKRSQKQFALQWERTGDLNGHVEEMFTGHNIVKVFGRQSEAIARFDQHNQGLYEASYKAQFISSIIMPLMMFINNLNYVGVCVLGGMRVASGSMSLGDVQAFIQYVQQFGQPVAQVASVANVLQSAVASAERVFEILDEEEEEPDVARPLRLTSVQGHIVFENVSFRYLPDKPLIENLNLEVLPGQTVAIVGPTGAGKTTLVNLLMRFYEIDKGSIRIDGVDIREMRREELRRLFGMVLQDAWLFTGTIRENIAYGKSDATWEEIKRAAEAAHVDHFIKTLPMGYDTVIEEDSSNISQGERQLITIARAFLVDPQILILDEATSSVDTRTEVLIQRAMARLLRGRTSFVIAHRLSTVREADVILVMNQGAIVEQGTHQELLARRGFYYELYNSQFVEALVEAS